In one Brassica oleracea var. oleracea cultivar TO1000 chromosome C9, BOL, whole genome shotgun sequence genomic region, the following are encoded:
- the LOC106316090 gene encoding ubiquitin-conjugating enzyme E2 2-like, giving the protein MSTPARKRLMRDFKRLQQQDPPAGISGAPQDNNIMLWNAVIFGPDDTPWDGGTFKLSLQFSEDYPNKPPTGRFVSFSRMFHPNIYADGSICLDILQNQWSPIYDVAAILIYVEMLLISSARMFSESKREYNRRFREVVEQSWTAD; this is encoded by the exons ATGTCGACACCAGCGAGGAAGAGATTGATGAGGGATTTCAAGAGGTTGCAGCAGCAAGACCCACCTGCAGGAATCAGCGGTGCTCCACAAGACAACAACATCATGCTCTGGAATGCTGTTATTTTCGG GCCTGATGATACCCCATGGGATGGAG GGACTTTCAAACTCTCACTGCAGTTTTCAGAAGATTATCCAAACAAACCACCAACGGGTCGGTTTGTTTCATTTTCACGGATGTTCCATCCAAATA TATATGCTGATGGGAGTATATGCTTGGACATTCTCCAAAACCAGTGGAGTCCAATATATGATGTTGCTGCTATACTTATATATGTAGAAATGCTTCTCATATCCT CTGCACGAATGTTCAGCGAAAGCAAACGGGAGTACAACAGAAGATTCCGCGAGGTTGTGGAACAAAGCTGGACTGCTGACTAG
- the LOC106312933 gene encoding protein IQ-DOMAIN 31-like, producing the protein MGKTPSPGKWIKSLLGKKSSKSSLDKGTDKLRSAKKEEPVVKVKDNSNVSTLPTNPSPVLSSQEVAATQTVLVPDVVVLENQPKRNGTNANPESGDDTEELKLEEDATKDREEFQMLKGVIKLQAVIRGHLVRRQAVATYSCIWGIVKLQALVRGKIARSSVTGVHLQKTNPQTLQGSTYSWLEGSTKLSMIDKLLVSSPMVSPLKIHYGPEDSNSAKVWLERWTQLQVWSPGPLVIRSLVPKSQTKKPSFQAVEADKGKLKRGIKKPPGGLNTGNGSSSSRSTAEKRSVRKASTLGKEVSNDKPKQSSRKSTSAIKEGSSSLEVKDEKPRISLKKANGIEVKPTRKSAEKKKEVVDSVQKEVPGDKVSSSVVDTPEEEEEVKDSSETVSKEVDLDKDEKSLVLDTPEQGELKTEEKNDKAEEEIQEPDVQISSENGNAASEFTKQSDRRASLPAKIENQQQDDGVTHSGRKIPSYMAPTASAKARVRGGQGSPRFGGQEKHEKNGITRRHSLPPGANGKLSAMSPRAHRLLIASAKGSMNSDRSFSSSKDIGDKSTKAEWKR; encoded by the exons ATGGGAAAGACTCCAAGTCCTGGTAAATGGATCAAGTCTCTTCTTGGCAAGAAGTCATCCAAATCTAGTTTGGACAAAGGAACCGACAAATTG AGATCTGCAAAGAAAGAAGAGCCTGTGGTGAAGGTGAAGGATAATAGCAATGTCTCAACCTTACCCACCAATCCCTCTCCGGTACTTTCATCACAAGAAGTTGCAGCTACACAAACCGTACTAGTCCCAGATGTTGTAGTCCTTGAGAATCAGCCTAAACGCAATGGAACAAATGCAAATCCTGAGTCAGGGGATGACACAGAAGAACTCAAGCTCGAGGAAGATGCTACAAAG GATCGTGAAGAGTTTCAAATGCTTAAAGGTGTCATAAAGCTGCAAGCAGTTATCCGTGGTCACTTGGTTAGAAGACAAGCTGTTGCGACGTACTCTTGCATTTGGGGAATTGTGAAGCTTCAAGCTCTTGTCCGTGGGAAGATAGCTAGATCTTCAGTAACCGGTGTTCATCTTCAGAAAACAAATCCTCAAACTCTGCAAGGAAGCACATACAGTTGGCTAGAGGGTTCCACTAAGCTATCCATGATTGATAAG CTTCTAGTTTCCTCACCAATGGTATCACCTCTGAAGATTCATTATGGTCCTGAGGATTCTAACTCAGCCAAGGTGTGGCTTGAGCGGTGGACACAGTTGCAGGTGTGGTCTCCTGGTCCACTGGTTATTAGGAGCCTGGTTCCTAAATCTCAGACAAAGAAGCCAAGTTTTCAAGCGGTTGAAGCGGACAAGGGAAAACTTAAGAGAGGTATCAAGAAACCACCCGGTGGTTTAAATACTGGAAATGGCTCTAGCAGCAGCCGTTCTACAGCTGAAAAGCGAAGTGTGAGGAAGGCTTCCACGCTTGGTAAAGAGGTTTCAAATGATAAGCCTAAGCAGAGTTCGAGAAAAAGTACAAGCGCCATAAAGGAAGGGTCTTCTTCATTGGAGGTTAAGGATGAGAAGCCTAGAATTAGTCTCAAAAAGGCTAATGGGATAGAGGTTAAACCTACACGCAAATCCGCAGAGAAGAAGAAAGAGGTTGTTGATTCAGTGCAGAAAGAAGTTCCTGGTGACAAGGTTTCATCTTCTGTAGTTGATACTCCTGAAGAAGAAGAAGAGGTGAAAGATAGCTCTGAAACAGTTTCCAAAGAGGTTGATCTCGACAAAGATGAGAAATCACTGGTTTTGGATACCCCAGAGCAAGGTGAGCTCAAAACTGAAGAGAAAAATGACAAAGCTGAAGAAGAGATTCAAGAGCCAGACGTGCAGATAAGCTCCGAGAATGGAAACGCTGCTTCTGAGTTCACAAAGCAAAGCGATAGACGAGCTTCGCTGCCTGCAAAGATTGAGAATCAGCAACAAGACGATGGGGTAACACATAGCGGGAGAAAGATCCCAAGCTACATGGCACCAACTGCATCCGCAAAGGCAAGAGTAAGAGGAGGACAAGGGTCTCCGAGGTTTGGTGGTCAAGAGAAGCATGAGAAAAATGGGATAACTAGGCGCCACTCTCTTCCTCCTGGAGCCAATGGGAAGCTGAGTGCAATGTCTCCAAGAGCTCACAGACTTCTCATAGCTTCAGCTAAGGGATCAATGAACAGTGACAGATCTTTTTCTTCTTCCAAGGACATTGGTG ATAAATCGACCAAAGCTGAGTGGAAACGGTGA
- the LOC106316922 gene encoding 26S proteasome non-ATPase regulatory subunit 7 homolog A-like, which translates to MTTTQSASRIEKVVVHPLVLRNIVDNHNRIAKDSGKRVVGVLLGSRSSRGIVGVTNSYAVPFEEDGKDPSIWSFDGDHHEYMLNMFNGLNDKEDVVGWYSTCPNLRENDLAVHASIFRSCSYVLNPVVLVTIDVQPHQLGIPTKAYYAVNSSLGSSKEAFVPVSTEIAPPQVEEIGRSILVTEMTPGGDNGLVDSIEAN; encoded by the exons ATGACGACGACGCAATCAGCAAGTAGGATCGAGAAAGTGGTCGTTCATCCACTCGTCTTGCGCAATATCGTCGACAATCACAACCGCATCGCTAAGGACTCGGGAAAGCGTGTTGTCGGTGTTCTTCTCGGCAGTAGAAGCTCCCGTGGTATCGTTGGTGTCACCAACAGCTACGCAG TGCCCTTTGAGGAGGATGGCAAAGACCCAAGTATCTGGTCTTTTGATGGCGACCACCATGAGTACATGTTGAACATGTTCAACGGCCTTAATG ACAAGGAGGATGTGGTCGGTTGGTACAGCACATGCCCCAACCTCAGAGAAAATGATTTGGCTGTTCACGCTTCTATCTTTAGGAG CTGCAGCTATGTTCTCAATCCAGTTGTGTTGGTCACTATTGACGTCCAGCCTCATCAACTTGGAATTCCCACAAAAGCTTACTATGCAGTGAATTCTTCTCTCGGAAGCAGCAAGGAAGCCTTCGTCCCTGTGTCTACAGAAATTGCTCCTCCTCAAGTCGAGGAGATCG GCCGGAGTATCCTGGTGACTGAGATGACTCCGGGTGGTGATAATGGCTTGGTTGATAGTATCGAAGCTAACTAA